One window of Catharus ustulatus isolate bCatUst1 chromosome 3, bCatUst1.pri.v2, whole genome shotgun sequence genomic DNA carries:
- the BICRAL gene encoding LOW QUALITY PROTEIN: BRD4-interacting chromatin-remodeling complex-associated protein-like (The sequence of the model RefSeq protein was modified relative to this genomic sequence to represent the inferred CDS: inserted 4 bases in 4 codons), giving the protein MCAHGEWILFSGTQALNYFLHGPSSKSSNEDLTNTEYSVANSNSIFANSNNTDPKSSVKGVSGQLGEGPSDGLQLSSSLQFLEDELVSSPLPDLTEDQPFDILQKSLQEANITEQTLAEEAYLDASVGSSQQFAQAQLHPSSSASFTQASNVSNYSGQTLQPIGVTQVVQQPVGASFASNTVGVQHGFMQHVGISVPGQHLSNSSQISGSGQIQLIGSFSNQPSMMTINNLDGSQIILKGNGQQTPANMSSGLLVHRQTPNGNSLFSNSSSSPVAQPVTVPFNSTNFQTSLPVHNIIIQRGLAPNSNKVPINIQPKPIQMGQQTAYNVNNLGIQQHHVQQGIPFASANSPQSSVVGPHMSVNIVNQQQNTRKSVTPQTVSNAGGSIVIHSPMGQPHAPQNQFLIPTSLSVNSNSVHHVQAINGQLXQTQPSQLVPGQVSAEHVMLNRNSTNMLRANQSYSGQMLNNQNTAVQLVSGQTFTAPGNQVIVNHGTSQIVGGQVPLQQASPTVLHLSPSQAANVSQGRSSFTTMSPGQSTVSNMSASNRFAAASSSGSVHPXLGASVQSVASGGNFTXDQLGQNRAQVAVSASHRLPASSSKSVSTFSHTSVGVTQQQFAFGQKKAVNQTSPVSASKTQDNLRQPQLTNLLSNTLSGQDSGGKIIXTSLGTAQPQEKVIGSSSVQQSIQVDGHLVGQKRPAAKQLTKGAFILQQLQKDQVHAVTPDKSRFRSLNDAVQRLLSYHVCQGSLPTEEDLRKVDSEFESVATQLLKRTQAMLNKYRCLLIEDAMRINPSAEMVMIDRMFNQEERASLTRDKRLALVDPDGYQADFCCSAKQFEKTAEEAQSSKSDHQSSKTLPSRSQTTKTQARDRPKSSSTESTNHSKLPLVPNNILTPQEGKASSKKSESLTKALKFEKANCSSESQYVALSEERMSGKDLAKSTEDSSSSEDLTKIVSRGSQGTHNKISRNTVQSFSKVTCNNSLQDKTLRSSPKNEVLHPDNRKSSGEPQQDLLLSKSLETTFKNILELKKAGRQPQNEAASSGSVELEFPNFSPIASQENCLEKFIPDHSESVVETDSILEAAVNSILEC; this is encoded by the exons AACACTGATCCTAAGTCGTCTGTAAAAGGTGTAAGTGGTCAGCTTGGAGAGGGGCCTAGTGATGGACTGCAGCTGTCCAGTAGCCTTCAGTTTCTTGAAGATGAACTTGTGTCTTCTCCTTTACCTGATCTTACTGAGGATCAGCCTTTTGATATTCTTCAGAAGTCCTTGCAGGAGGCCAATATTACTGAACAGACTTTGGCAGAAGAGGCATATTTGGATGCCAGTGTAGGTTCTAGCCAACAGTTTGCACAAGCTCAGCTTCATCCTTCTTCATCAGCATCCTTTACTCAGGCTTCTAATGTTTCTAATTACTCAGGTCAGACGTTGCAACCTATAGGAGTTACTCAAGTGGTACAGCAACCTGTTGGAGCATCTTTTGCAAGCAATACAGTCGGTGTGCAACATGGCTTTATGCAACACGTCGGAATTAGTGTTCCCGGCCAGCATTTGTCTAATAGCAGCCAGATTAGTGGTTCTGGGCAGATACAGCTGATTGGTTCATTTAGTAATCAACCTTCCATGATGACCATCAATAACCTCGATGGATCTCAGATCATACTGAAAGGCAATGGTCAGCAAACACCTGCAAACATGAGCAGTGGCCTCTTGGTCCATAGACAAACTCCAAATGGGAACTCGCTGTTCAGTAACTCAAGTTCAAGTCCAGTAGCACAACCCGTAACTGTTCCATTTAACAGCACAAATTTTCAGACTTCGTTGCCTGTCCATAATATCATCATTCAGAGAGGTTTGGCACCAAACTCTAACAAAGTTCCTATTAATATCCAACCAAAGCCTATTCAGATGGGTCAGCAGACTGCTTACAATGTGAATAACTTGGGAATACAGCAACATCATGTACAGCAAGGGATTCCATTTGCTTCTGCAAACTCACCTCAAAGTTCAGTAGTTGGTCCTCATATGTCTGTTAATATTGTTAATCAACAGCAAAATACAAGAAAGTCAGTTACACCTCAGACAGTTAGCAATGCTGGAGGTAGTATTGTTATCCATTCTCCTATGGGACAGCCTCATGCACCTCAAAACCAGTTTCTCATACCTACAAGTTTGTCTGTTAATTCTAATTCAGTTCATCATGTCCAGGCCATAAATGGACAAC CTCAGACTCAGCCTTCCCAGCTGGTTCCTGGCCAAGTGTCTGCTGAGCATGTAATGCTCAACAGGAACTCTACAAACATGCTAAGAGCCAACCAGTCGTATTCAGGACAGATGCTGAATAATCAGAACACAGCTGTTCAGCTTGTTTCAGGCCAGACATTCACAGCTCCTGGAAACCAAGTTATAGTAAATCATGGAACTTCCCAAATTGTTGGTGGACAGGTGCCACTGCAGCAGGCGTCGCCGACGGTGTTGCATTTGTCACCCAGCCAAGCTGCTAACGTTTCTCAAGGCAGATCGAGTTTTACCACCATGTCACCTGGGCAGTCCACAGTCTCAAATATGTCAGCTTCTAATCGATTTGCTGCTGCGAGTTCTTCTGGTTCAGTGCACC ACCTGGGAGCATCAGTGCAGTCTGTCGCGTCGGGAGGGAACTTTA GGGATCAGCTGGGCCAGAACAGAGCTCAAGTTGCCGTCAGTGCATCGCATCGTCTTCCAGCATCCTCCTCCAAGTCTGTCAGCACCTTCAGTCACACGTCTGTGGGAGTAACACAACAACAGTTTGCCTTTGGTCAG AAAAAGGCTGTGAACCAGACATCACCAGTTTCTGCATCGAAGACACAGGACAATTTGAGACAGCCTCAGCTAACAAATCTTCTGAGCAACACACTATCAG GACAGGACTCTGGAGGAAAAATCA CAACATCTCTAGGAACAGCACAGCCACAAGAAAAAGTGATAGGATCATCATCAGTTCAGCAGAGTATACAG GTGGATGGTCATTTAGTTGGACAGAAAAGGCCTGCTGCTAAACAGTTAACTAAAGGAGCTTT cATTCTGCAGCAATTACAGAAGGATCAGGTACATGCTGTGACACCAGATAAAAGTCGGTTCAGATCATTAAATGATGCAGTTCAGAGACTCCTTTCATACCATGTGTGCCAGGGATCGCTGCCAACAGAAGAAGATTTAAGaaa AGTGGACAGTGAATTTGAGTCTGTAGCTACACAGCTTCTGAAGAGGACACAGGCTATGCTGAACAAATACAGATGTTTGCTTATAGAAGATGCAATG cgGATAAATCCCTCTGCAGAAATGGTTATGATTGATAGGATGTTTAACCAGGAAGAAAGAGCATCTCTGACCCGGGATAAGCGTCTTGCACTTGTGGATCCTG ATGGTTATCAGGCCGATTTTTGTTGTTCTGCCAAACAATTTGAGAAAACAGCTGAAGAAGCACAGTCCAGCAAAAGTGACCATCAGTCTAGCAAAACATTACCTTCTCGAAGTCAGACTACCAAAACCCAAGCCAGAGACCGACCAAAATCCAGCTCAACAGAGTCCACAAATCACAGTAAACTTCCTCTAGTGCCTAACAACATTCTGACACCACAAGAAGGAAAAGCCTCCTCTAAAAAATCTGAGAGCCTCACTAAAGCTTTAAAGTTTGAAAAAGCTAATTGTTCTTCTGAGAGCCAATATGTGGCCCTTTCTGAAGAAAGGATGAGTGGGAAAGATCTTGCCAAGTCCACTGAGGATTCTTCGAGTTCTGAAGACTTGACAAAAATTGTGTCAAGAGGCAGTCAAGGAACACACAATAAAATATCAAGGAACACAGTTCAGTCTTTCTCAAAGGTAACGTGTAATAATTCACTTCAAGACAAAACTCTGAGGAGCTCTCCAAAGAATGAGGTTTTGCATCCTGATAACAGGAAAAGCTCTGGTGAACCCCAGCAAGACTTACTGCTCAGTAAGAGTTTAGAAACTACGTTTAAAAACATCTTGGAACTTAAGAAAGCTGGGAGGCAGCCACAAAATGAGGCGGCAAGTAGTGGCTCGGTTGAATTAGAGTTCCCTAATTTTTCACCTATCGCTTCACAAGAGAACTGCCTGGAAAAATTTATTCCAGACCACAGTGAAAGTGTTGTAGAAACTGACTCTATTTTAGAAGCAGCTGTAAATAGTATCTTAGAGTGTTAA